The following proteins are co-located in the Rhodococcus opacus B4 genome:
- the acpM gene encoding meromycolate extension acyl carrier protein AcpM, protein MAATQEDIIAGLAEIIEEVTGIEPSEVTIEKSFVDDLDIDSLSMVEIAVQTEDKYGVKIPDEDLAGLRTVGDAVSYIQKLEAEGGADAEAVKAKLEAAKNDEE, encoded by the coding sequence GTGGCCGCCACCCAGGAAGACATCATCGCCGGACTCGCGGAGATCATCGAGGAGGTCACCGGTATTGAGCCGTCCGAGGTGACCATCGAAAAGTCTTTCGTCGACGACCTCGACATCGACTCCCTCTCCATGGTTGAGATCGCCGTCCAGACCGAGGACAAGTACGGCGTGAAGATCCCCGACGAGGATCTCGCCGGACTGCGCACCGTCGGTGACGCCGTGTCCTACATCCAGAAGCTCGAAGCAGAAGGTGGCGCCGACGCGGAGGCCGTCAAGGCCAAGCTCGAAGCTGCCAAGAACGACGAGGAGTGA